In Clostridium sp., one DNA window encodes the following:
- a CDS encoding short-chain-enoyl-CoA hydratase, producing MDFKNVIFEKEGKIALITINRPKALNALNSETLVEIDSVIDKIAADDEILAVILTGAGKSFVAGADISEMKGLNASGGRKFGILGNKVFRKLENLEKPVIAAVNGFALGGGCEISLACDIRIASSKAKFGQPESGLGITPGFGGTQRLPRLVGTGIAKELIYTSKIINADEALRVGLVNKVVEPEALLDEAKSTANQIAANAPIAVKLCKAAINKGIQTDIDTGIAYESEVFGECFATEDQKEGMGAFLEKRDKSFKNK from the coding sequence ATGGATTTTAAAAATGTTATTTTTGAAAAAGAAGGGAAAATAGCCTTAATTACAATCAATAGACCGAAGGCTCTTAATGCACTTAATTCAGAAACACTGGTTGAAATCGATTCTGTAATCGATAAAATTGCTGCCGACGATGAAATATTGGCTGTAATACTTACAGGCGCAGGAAAATCTTTTGTTGCAGGTGCTGATATATCAGAAATGAAAGGTTTAAATGCATCCGGCGGAAGAAAATTTGGAATTTTGGGGAATAAAGTATTTAGAAAATTAGAGAATTTGGAAAAACCGGTTATTGCAGCGGTAAATGGATTTGCATTAGGTGGAGGATGTGAAATATCCTTGGCTTGCGACATAAGAATAGCTTCATCAAAAGCTAAATTCGGTCAGCCGGAATCAGGACTTGGAATCACTCCAGGATTTGGAGGAACTCAAAGACTCCCAAGACTGGTAGGTACTGGAATAGCTAAGGAACTCATATATACTTCCAAGATCATAAATGCAGATGAGGCACTTAGGGTAGGATTGGTAAATAAGGTAGTAGAACCAGAGGCATTGCTGGATGAAGCAAAGTCAACTGCAAATCAAATAGCTGCCAATGCACCGATAGCTGTAAAGCTGTGTAAAGCGGCTATCAATAAGGGTATACAGACAGATATAGATACTGGTATAGCATATGAATCAGAAGTATTTGGAGAATGTTTCGCTACAGAAGATCAAAAAGAAGGAATGGGTGCATTCCTTGAAAAGAGAGACAAATCCTTTAAAAATAAATAA
- a CDS encoding redox-sensing transcriptional repressor Rex: MDRKKNISMAVIKRLPKYHRYLGDLMRNDVDRISSKELSETIGFTASQIRQDLNCFGDFGQQGYGYNVSELYSQIRNILGLTKVYNTVIIGAGNIGQALANYTRFDKLGFCLKAIFERNPKLIGIRIRDIEIRDVDYLSDYLKENHIDIGINCVPNNNAQNVCDILVKNGVKGIWNFAPVDLVVPEDVKVENVHLSDSLLTLSCLLNDIDQNNSI, encoded by the coding sequence ATGGATAGAAAAAAAAATATATCAATGGCAGTTATAAAGAGACTTCCAAAATATCACAGATATTTGGGCGATCTTATGAGAAATGATGTTGACAGGATATCTTCCAAGGAATTAAGTGAGACTATAGGATTTACAGCTTCACAGATAAGACAGGATCTAAATTGTTTTGGAGACTTTGGACAGCAGGGATATGGATACAATGTAAGTGAATTGTACAGTCAGATAAGAAATATACTTGGACTTACAAAAGTTTACAATACAGTGATAATTGGTGCCGGGAATATAGGCCAGGCTCTTGCCAATTATACTCGATTTGATAAATTGGGATTTTGCCTGAAAGCCATTTTTGAAAGAAATCCCAAGCTTATAGGGATAAGAATCAGGGATATAGAAATACGGGATGTGGATTATCTTAGTGATTATCTGAAGGAAAATCACATAGACATAGGAATAAATTGTGTGCCTAACAATAATGCACAAAATGTATGTGATATACTTGTTAAAAATGGAGTTAAGGGAATATGGAATTTTGCCCCGGTGGATTTGGTTGTACCTGAAGATGTAAAGGTTGAAAATGTTCATTTGAGTGACAGTTTATTAACACTCAGCTGTCTGCTGAACGATATAGATCAGAACAATTCAATATAA
- a CDS encoding ABC-F family ATP-binding cassette domain-containing protein codes for MVILSCKNIHKSYGIDTILNNITFNINEGEKVGLIGPNGAGKSTLFKILTGELEHDSGDLFIDKTKTLGYLAQHLSLNSSNTVYEEMMLVFKELINLEKKLSDLETLMGEPYDKNNEEYHNKLINNYTTYSELYTNNGGYTYKADINRVLKGLGFFESDFDKKIDLLSGGQKTRIALCKLLLTKPDILLLDEPTNHLDLEAIEWLEDYLKNYKGTVILISHDRYFLDSVTSITAELINGHVNFYNGSYTKFIDLKEKDYESQLKAYNIQQAEIKRLESIIEKYRSFNREKSIKAAESRQKMLDKIERIDAPDNPPKLKDINFKSKVKSGNDVLHIENLQKNFGEKELFSNVSFDVKKGEKIAIIGENGRGKTTLFRIINNELNNYEGICSIGKNVFIGYYDQEQSDLNMDKTIIDEVWDEFPKLTTTEIRNALASFLFTGDDVFKTISSLSGGEKCRINLLKLILSRANFLLLDEPTNHLDIMSREALEKALLEYDGTVLLISHDRYFLNKVIDKIYELGKDGIKEYLGNYNYYAEKKKSPLRFEENCNNTGKTKTQINHEKRKKKELQQIENEKNLRIKNIEDEITNLESKISEIQKKLCLKEVYSDSEESEKINKELLNAQNKLDELYTDWESSI; via the coding sequence ATGGTAATTTTAAGCTGCAAAAATATCCACAAAAGTTATGGAATAGATACTATATTGAACAATATAACCTTCAACATAAACGAAGGTGAAAAAGTCGGTCTGATAGGACCAAACGGTGCTGGCAAGTCTACCTTGTTCAAAATTCTCACAGGAGAACTTGAACATGACAGTGGAGATTTATTTATAGATAAAACTAAAACTTTAGGTTACCTGGCACAGCATTTATCTTTGAATTCCTCCAACACAGTATATGAAGAAATGATGCTGGTTTTCAAGGAGCTAATCAATCTGGAAAAAAAATTATCAGATTTAGAAACTTTAATGGGTGAACCTTATGATAAAAACAATGAAGAATATCACAACAAATTGATAAACAACTATACAACGTATTCTGAACTCTATACAAACAATGGTGGTTATACATATAAGGCAGACATAAACAGGGTATTGAAAGGACTTGGATTCTTTGAAAGTGACTTCGACAAAAAAATAGATCTTCTAAGCGGCGGTCAGAAAACCCGGATTGCACTCTGCAAGCTTCTTTTAACAAAACCAGATATTCTTCTGCTGGATGAACCTACAAATCATCTCGATTTGGAAGCAATAGAATGGCTTGAAGATTATCTTAAAAATTACAAGGGCACAGTTATTCTCATATCACATGACAGATATTTTCTGGATTCGGTAACATCTATAACTGCAGAATTGATAAACGGGCATGTTAATTTTTACAATGGAAGTTATACAAAATTCATAGATTTGAAAGAAAAAGATTACGAATCCCAGCTTAAGGCTTATAATATTCAACAGGCAGAAATAAAAAGGCTGGAATCCATAATCGAAAAGTACAGATCCTTCAATAGAGAGAAGAGCATAAAAGCTGCTGAAAGCCGCCAGAAAATGCTGGATAAAATCGAAAGAATAGATGCACCTGACAACCCTCCCAAGCTAAAGGACATAAATTTCAAGTCCAAAGTAAAAAGTGGAAATGACGTTCTCCACATAGAGAATCTACAAAAGAACTTCGGTGAAAAAGAGCTTTTTTCGAATGTAAGTTTTGATGTCAAAAAAGGTGAAAAAATCGCTATAATTGGAGAAAACGGAAGGGGAAAAACCACACTTTTTAGAATAATAAACAATGAACTGAATAATTATGAAGGTATTTGTTCCATAGGTAAAAATGTATTTATCGGCTACTACGATCAGGAACAATCGGATTTGAATATGGATAAAACAATTATAGATGAGGTATGGGATGAATTTCCAAAGCTCACAACCACTGAAATAAGAAATGCCTTGGCGTCATTTTTATTTACAGGTGATGACGTCTTTAAAACTATCTCTTCTCTAAGTGGTGGAGAAAAATGCAGAATAAATTTATTGAAATTGATTCTATCCAGGGCAAACTTTTTACTTCTAGATGAACCTACAAATCATCTTGACATCATGTCCCGTGAAGCTCTGGAAAAGGCTCTTCTGGAATATGATGGAACAGTACTTTTAATATCTCATGACAGATATTTCCTAAACAAAGTAATTGATAAAATATATGAATTGGGCAAAGATGGAATAAAGGAGTATTTAGGCAACTACAACTATTATGCAGAGAAGAAAAAAAGTCCTCTTAGATTTGAAGAAAACTGCAATAATACCGGAAAGACAAAAACCCAGATCAATCATGAAAAGAGGAAGAAAAAAGAGCTTCAACAAATAGAGAATGAAAAGAATCTTAGAATAAAAAATATAGAGGATGAAATAACAAATCTGGAAAGTAAAATTTCAGAAATTCAAAAAAAGCTGTGTCTGAAGGAAGTATATTCAGACTCGGAAGAAAGCGAAAAGATAAACAAAGAACTTTTAAATGCACAGAACAAACTGGATGAATTGTACACAGACTGGGAGTCTTCTATATAA